Proteins found in one Carassius auratus strain Wakin chromosome 42, ASM336829v1, whole genome shotgun sequence genomic segment:
- the rps6kl1 gene encoding ribosomal protein S6 kinase-like 1, with product MAKKDYLLDAAQQIRMALDREVNEDYEAAFSYYKNGVDLLLNGVQVDPNKERREAVKRKTTQYLKRAEEIFISYLQDNIAKGSTHLGGYSSLRFRSIRHLSSPVENLAKCKVVGIIDKVLTVESLTSKETFIVKSLPKSSWESRERSTIIPQGVPFMVKLLKYYVSEDTVFLHLEHIQGGRLFSRLHRVRSEAVREHPECFSPNQHKIYLKNSYTLPALRQEIYLNENYGRIKPLESTGSPTKHCLENCTTHSYCEDSGHQQGGSLGLYATRTDNELPSVGLPNGLKSLTQDNIPLPIHPCVIVDTRDPLDVTSDLLGNDVRIERIDSCIDLNKAWNALEPAQDCLSFTVPESNSDILGFSIASQITTASLFGENAQPTLCSTVDVLPQRVRIVPNTSHLPPQNQACDGFPQKQGVTSCKHSGNEQISQFMAELSKVSSHRNPFECTPQKQESISLDFTKMTSRVNTVEMVREVGNEDMENWQFFKSSSKQPQVGMISRLSAPTTNSSCWSETELEQKVKVDGLGHHPQIKVKNFSAKSKWGRWGLPEDEVRLWGAQILLALESLHEQGIVCQDLNPRNILLRNSGEACLTYFGLWTEVQPEINPKAMEEMYCAPEIGGASKITEACDWWSLGALLYELLTGTPLWQCHPTGVQPHTPLHIPEFLSTAAASLLTELLQFDACYRLGSGGGGVSDIKCHPFFNSIPWLTLDSSLTP from the exons ATGGCAAAGAAAGACTATCTGCTAGATGCAGCCCAACAGATTCGAATGGCACTGGACCGAGAAGTCAATGAAGACTATGAGGCGGCATTCAGCTACTATAAGAATGGGGTTGATCTGCTGCTCAATGGAGTTCAAG TGGATCCAAATAAAGAGAGACGTGAAGCCGTGAAACGGAAGACCACTCAATATCTGAAGAGAGCCGAGGAGATCTTCATCTCTTACTTACAGGACAACATTGCTAAAGGATCCACTCATTTAGGA GGTTATAGTAGCTTGCGCTTTCGATCAATCAGACATCTAAGTTCACCAGTGGAGAATCTAGCAAAGTGCAAAGTCGTTGGAATCATTGATAAG GTACTGACGGTTGAAAGTCTGACAAGCAAGGAGACATTTATCGTTAAG AGTTTACCAAAGTCGAGCTGGGAGAGTCGTGAGAGGTCAACCATCATTCCTCAGGGAGTGCCCTTCATGGTGAAGCTGCTAAAATATTACGTCAGTGAAGACACTGTGTTCCTTCATCTAGAACATATTCAAG GTGGAAGACTCTTTTCCAGACTCCACAGGGTCAGAAGTGAAGCAGTCAGGGAGCATCCAGAGTGCTTCAGCCCCAACCAGCACAAAATCTATCTGAAGAATAGCTACACCCTCCCTGCTCTCCGTCAGGAGATTTACCTCAATGAGAATTATGGGAGAATTAAACCTCTTGAGAGTACAGGCAGCCCAACTAAACATTGTCTTGAGAACTGTACAACTCACTCCTACTGTGAAGATTCAGGACACCAACAGGGGGGTTCTCTAGGTTTGTATGCAACAAGGACAGATAATGAGCTTCCTTCTGTTGGTCTGCCCAATGGTCTCAAGTCTTTAACTCAGGATAATATTCCTCTTCCCATTCATCCCTGTGTGATTGTGGACACCCGGGATCCTCTTGATGTCACTTCGGACCTTCTAGGAAATGATGTTCGCATTGAGCGCATTGACTCCTGCATAGATCTGAACAAAGCTTGGAATGCTTTGGAACCTGCTCAGGACTGTCTGAGTTTCACAGTACCAGAATCAAACTCAGATATTCTAGGATTCAGCATTGCATCTCAGATTACTACAGCCTCTTTATTCGGTGAAAATGCACAACCAACCCTTTGCAGCACGGTTGATGTTCTTCCACAGAGAGTGCGAATAGTTCCCAACACGTCACATTTACCTCCACAAAACCAAGCATGTGATGGATTTCCTCAAAAACAAGGTGTCACTAGCTGTAAACACAGTGGAAATGAACAGATTTCACAGTTCATGGCTGAACTGAGCAAAGTCAGTTCGCATCGCAATCCATTTGAATGTACACCTCAAAAACAAGAAAGTATCTCTTTAGACTTTACAAAGATGACTTCTCGGGTAAACACTGTTGAAATGGTGAGGGAGGTTGGGAATGAGGACATGGAGAACTGGCAGTTCTTCAAATCTTCATCTAAACAACCACAAGTTGGCATGATCTCCCGCCTGTCAGCACCTACCACAAACAGTTCCTGTTGGAGTGAGACTGAACTAGAGCAGAAGGTAAAGGTGGACGGCTTGGGCCATCACCCCCAAATTAAGGTCAAGAACTTCAGTGCCAAATCGAAGTGGGGTAGATGGGGACTCCCTGAGGATGAGGTGCGACTGTGGGGGGCTCAGATTCTGTTAGCTTTGGAAAGTCTTCATGAGCAGGGCATTGTGTGCCAGGACCTCAACCCACGAAATATTCTACTCCGTAATTCTG GGGAGGCATGTCTTACGTACTTTGGACTGTGGACAGAAGTTCAGCCCGAAATTAACCCAAAAGCAATGGAAGAGATGTACTGTGCACCAG AAATTGGAGGTGCGTCGAAAATCACTGAGGCGTGTGATTGGTGGAGTCTTGGAGCTTTACTATATGAGCTTCTTACTGGCACG CCCCTGTGGCAGTGCCACCCTACAGGCGTTCAGCCTCATACTCCGCTCCATATCCCAGAGTTCCTCAGCACTGCAGCCGCTTCGCTTCTCACAGAG